In the genome of Myxococcus stipitatus, one region contains:
- a CDS encoding MFS transporter produces MNETIASPPIAAARPSASQLLPLCAAVFLGFSSIGLPLPAIPGFVRGTLGFDALVVSIVLAVQSLATLATRHRSGTLADQRGPRRAVLLGLGLSALSGALYALVALSEATAALRLGLLLFARVVLGLGESLLITGALSWGVGLVGRERAGLVMAWNGIAMYSALALGAPVGAVLFERFGFLGVSLASMAAPLLAFAALPLLRPITPTGGKRLPFHRVAMMIGRPGVALSLSTLGFGSIAAFGTLLFQHRGWPHAERALLAFGVAYVLARLLFGQAPDKLGGRRVALGCLAIELCGQVLLWSATGPWMAITGAALTGFGFSLVFTSLGVEAVRLAPPENRGVAMGGYVAFFDVALGGLIPIIGVLVRSVGYPSAYLAGAVASATALLLTFGLARPPTAPR; encoded by the coding sequence ATGAACGAAACGATTGCGTCTCCCCCCATCGCCGCGGCCCGACCCTCCGCGAGCCAGCTCCTCCCACTCTGCGCGGCGGTCTTCCTCGGATTCTCGAGCATCGGCCTGCCCCTCCCCGCCATCCCAGGCTTCGTGCGAGGGACCCTCGGCTTCGACGCCCTGGTCGTCTCCATCGTCCTCGCCGTCCAGTCGCTCGCCACCCTGGCCACTCGGCATCGCTCCGGAACGCTCGCGGACCAGCGAGGCCCCCGGCGCGCGGTCCTCCTGGGCCTGGGCCTGAGCGCCCTCTCCGGCGCCCTGTATGCCCTCGTCGCGCTCAGCGAGGCCACCGCCGCGCTCCGCCTGGGCCTGCTCCTCTTCGCCCGCGTGGTGCTCGGCCTCGGGGAAAGCCTGCTCATCACCGGCGCCCTCTCCTGGGGTGTCGGGCTCGTCGGTCGCGAGCGCGCGGGACTCGTCATGGCCTGGAACGGCATCGCCATGTACTCGGCGCTGGCGCTTGGTGCGCCCGTTGGCGCGGTCCTCTTCGAGCGCTTCGGCTTCCTCGGCGTGTCCCTCGCCTCGATGGCCGCGCCCCTCCTGGCCTTCGCCGCCCTCCCCCTGCTGCGTCCCATCACCCCGACGGGAGGCAAGCGGCTGCCCTTCCACCGGGTCGCAATGATGATTGGCCGGCCCGGAGTCGCGCTGTCCCTCTCGACGCTGGGCTTCGGGAGCATCGCGGCCTTCGGCACCCTGCTCTTCCAGCACCGGGGATGGCCTCACGCCGAGCGCGCCCTGCTCGCGTTCGGTGTCGCCTATGTGCTGGCCCGGCTCCTCTTCGGTCAGGCCCCGGACAAGCTCGGCGGGCGGCGCGTCGCGCTCGGCTGCCTCGCCATCGAGCTGTGCGGCCAGGTCCTGCTCTGGAGCGCGACAGGCCCGTGGATGGCCATCACGGGCGCGGCGCTCACGGGCTTCGGCTTCTCGCTCGTGTTCACGTCGCTGGGGGTCGAGGCCGTCCGGCTCGCGCCCCCGGAGAACCGGGGCGTGGCCATGGGCGGCTACGTCGCGTTCTTCGACGTCGCGCTGGGCGGACTCATCCCGATCATCGGAGTGCTCGTGCGCTCCGTGGGCTATCCCAGCGCCTACCTGGCCGGCGCGGTGGCCTCGGCGACCGCGCTCCTCCTGACCTTCGGCCTGGCGCGTCCTCCCACGGCGCCCCGCTGA
- a CDS encoding serine hydrolase domain-containing protein — MKRLAPLWAFALLAPTLALASTAPAPATAAELRQSLATLLQTHHLPGASYAVFNREGTVLSGAIGLADSGTQAPVTPETLFRLGSITKTVTAIAIMQLVEQGHFDLQTPVARLLPDAPIQNPFNDTEPVRVIHLLTHTAGFDDTHAKAFFSPVERRGRHLESSLQHPESLKVRWRPGQYESYSNPGYWLLGAILEAHYRQPWDEVISTRVLGPLGITRFATLASQAARGDHAVGHRGAAMERTPVFFEQTQADGALWASAEDLAKLGRFLLTDGASAPGVLTPELVRAMKETGATMGARAGLEYGSKLGLHHRIVAGMEWQGHTGGLLGGRSSMHFGDARGWGYVLLLNSEDELRKLEVPLATFIAQQAQWKAPAPTLSPLEGDLEGWYRVVDSRISLMELPSYLLDAAQARVSGDTLTLQPFLPGFGYQATLKHHGGGRLADVDYGDVVNGVVIRDASGAVVGIESGGDFLERTSMVKAVLPLVSVLVSLVLLVSAPFGRRKVLRNRWVRRLPGLALLTLVFAVVCGVNLELTLLAHKNWQTVGIWVASMVFPLLGVAGVALSVRTWKEEPAAVARWRCLLGSASVVCLSVWLATFGLFSFALWRW; from the coding sequence ATGAAGCGCCTTGCTCCCCTCTGGGCTTTCGCCCTTCTTGCTCCGACGCTCGCCCTTGCATCGACGGCCCCCGCTCCGGCGACCGCCGCCGAGCTGCGCCAGTCGCTGGCCACGCTGCTCCAGACGCATCACCTCCCTGGCGCGAGCTACGCGGTGTTCAATCGCGAGGGGACGGTGCTCAGTGGCGCCATCGGCCTGGCCGACAGCGGCACCCAGGCGCCTGTCACTCCCGAGACGCTCTTCCGCCTGGGCTCCATCACGAAGACGGTGACGGCCATCGCCATCATGCAGCTGGTCGAGCAGGGCCACTTCGACCTCCAGACGCCCGTGGCGCGACTGCTGCCGGACGCCCCCATCCAGAATCCGTTCAACGACACCGAGCCGGTCCGTGTGATCCACCTGCTGACCCACACCGCGGGCTTCGACGACACCCATGCGAAGGCGTTCTTCAGCCCGGTGGAGCGGCGGGGGCGGCACCTGGAGAGCAGCCTCCAGCATCCGGAGTCGCTGAAGGTGCGCTGGCGGCCCGGCCAGTACGAGAGCTACAGCAACCCGGGATACTGGCTGCTGGGGGCCATCCTGGAGGCGCACTACCGGCAGCCCTGGGATGAAGTCATCTCGACGCGGGTGCTGGGGCCGCTGGGCATCACCCGGTTCGCGACGCTCGCCTCCCAGGCCGCTCGCGGCGACCACGCCGTCGGACATCGCGGCGCCGCGATGGAGCGCACCCCTGTGTTCTTCGAGCAGACCCAGGCGGACGGGGCGCTGTGGGCCTCCGCGGAGGACCTGGCGAAGCTGGGGCGGTTCCTGCTCACCGATGGCGCCTCCGCTCCAGGCGTGCTCACGCCGGAGCTGGTTCGCGCCATGAAGGAGACCGGGGCGACGATGGGGGCTCGGGCCGGGCTGGAGTATGGCTCGAAGCTGGGCCTGCACCATCGCATCGTCGCGGGGATGGAGTGGCAGGGCCACACGGGAGGTCTCCTGGGTGGCAGGTCGAGCATGCACTTCGGGGATGCGCGGGGGTGGGGCTATGTGCTGCTGCTCAACAGCGAGGATGAGCTGCGCAAGCTCGAGGTCCCGCTGGCCACCTTCATTGCTCAGCAGGCCCAGTGGAAGGCGCCGGCGCCGACCCTGAGCCCCCTCGAGGGGGACCTTGAGGGGTGGTATCGCGTCGTCGATTCGCGCATCTCGCTGATGGAGCTGCCTTCGTACCTGCTCGATGCGGCCCAGGCGCGGGTGAGCGGCGACACGCTGACGCTCCAGCCCTTCCTGCCGGGGTTCGGCTACCAGGCGACGCTGAAGCACCATGGGGGCGGGCGGCTCGCGGATGTGGACTACGGCGACGTGGTCAACGGGGTCGTCATCCGGGATGCGTCGGGCGCGGTCGTTGGAATCGAGTCAGGGGGAGACTTCCTGGAGCGCACCTCGATGGTGAAGGCGGTCCTCCCGCTCGTGAGCGTCCTGGTGTCGCTGGTGCTCCTCGTGAGTGCGCCGTTCGGACGGCGCAAGGTGTTGCGCAATCGCTGGGTGCGGCGCCTGCCAGGGCTCGCCTTGCTGACACTCGTGTTTGCCGTGGTCTGTGGGGTGAACCTCGAGTTGACCTTGCTCGCGCACAAGAACTGGCAGACCGTGGGGATCTGGGTCGCCTCCATGGTGTTCCCGCTGCTCGGCGTGGCGGGCGTCGCCCTCAGCGTTCGGACGTGGAAGGAGGAGCCCGCGGCCGTGGCTCGCTGGCGCTGCCTCCTGGGGTCCGCTTCGGTCGTGTGCCTGAGTGTCTGGCTCGCGACGTTCGGGCTGTTCTCGTTCGCGCTGTGGCGGTGGTGA
- a CDS encoding RICIN domain-containing protein yields MKTMKLVAVCSAVLVCAVLGVASDARADLSSDPNAIYKIVNVNSGKVLDVVRNSTQATYRLHQWDYLGLSSQHWRIGPYGGTNLPCITNVNSSLVLEPAARTNGAKIWQMYFTGNIQQQWFIVYANGFGPPYRIKNALTNKDIDVEHNGLGNGDLVHQWDTVEGVQSQLWHIVRVN; encoded by the coding sequence ATGAAGACAATGAAGCTGGTGGCTGTGTGTTCGGCCGTGCTGGTCTGCGCCGTCCTGGGAGTTGCCTCGGATGCGCGCGCGGATCTCTCGTCGGACCCGAACGCCATCTACAAGATCGTGAATGTGAACAGCGGCAAGGTCTTGGATGTCGTGCGCAATTCCACGCAGGCGACCTACAGGCTCCACCAGTGGGACTACCTGGGCTTGTCGAGCCAGCACTGGAGGATCGGGCCCTATGGCGGCACCAACCTGCCTTGCATCACGAACGTGAACAGCAGCCTGGTCCTCGAGCCCGCGGCGCGGACCAATGGCGCGAAGATCTGGCAGATGTATTTCACGGGGAACATCCAGCAGCAGTGGTTCATCGTGTACGCCAACGGCTTCGGGCCGCCCTACCGCATCAAGAATGCCCTCACCAACAAGGACATCGATGTCGAGCACAACGGGCTGGGCAATGGCGACCTCGTCCATCAATGGGATACGGTCGAGGGCGTCCAGAGCCAGCTGTGGCACATCGTGCGAGTCAACTGA
- a CDS encoding LysR family transcriptional regulator, producing MHSVDANLLLALDALLREGSVLGAARRMNLSPPAMSRTLQRLRDATGDPLLVRAGRRMVPTPRALAMRERVQDAAREVRSLLGPPEALVLGTLSRTFTLRTSDYLLVVLGNALDRLVREEAPQVRLTFAPEGSEDVESLRSGDVDLDMGVQGQLGPELRVRRLFDDEMVAVVRHGHPLTGAATPRRLVKVPHVVVSRRGRGQGVLDDALAKQGLARRVERIVPSYFSAARLVAGSDLLGIVPRRFAQEVAAGFGLRMLELGVELPRLTIALAWHPRFDGDAAHQWLREGVARASVAG from the coding sequence ATGCACTCCGTGGATGCCAATCTCCTGCTGGCGCTCGATGCGCTCCTTCGGGAGGGCAGCGTGCTGGGGGCTGCTCGCCGGATGAACCTGAGTCCTCCCGCGATGAGCCGGACGCTCCAGCGACTTCGGGATGCAACGGGGGACCCGCTGCTGGTGCGGGCGGGGCGGAGGATGGTGCCGACGCCTCGGGCGCTCGCCATGCGTGAGCGGGTCCAGGATGCGGCGCGCGAGGTGCGCTCCCTGCTGGGGCCTCCCGAGGCGCTGGTGCTCGGCACGTTGTCGCGGACGTTCACGTTGCGGACGAGTGACTACCTGCTGGTCGTGCTGGGGAATGCGTTGGATCGGCTCGTGAGGGAGGAGGCGCCCCAGGTGCGGCTCACCTTCGCGCCGGAGGGGAGTGAAGACGTCGAGTCGCTCCGCTCGGGGGACGTGGACCTGGACATGGGGGTGCAGGGACAGCTGGGGCCGGAGCTGCGGGTCCGCAGGCTCTTCGACGACGAGATGGTCGCGGTGGTCCGGCACGGGCATCCGCTGACGGGCGCGGCGACGCCGAGGCGCCTGGTCAAGGTGCCCCACGTGGTGGTCTCGAGGAGGGGGCGGGGGCAGGGTGTCCTGGACGATGCGCTCGCGAAGCAGGGGCTCGCGCGGCGGGTCGAGCGGATTGTCCCGTCCTACTTCTCAGCGGCGCGGCTGGTCGCGGGGAGTGATCTGCTTGGCATCGTGCCGAGGCGGTTCGCACAGGAGGTCGCGGCGGGCTTCGGGCTCCGGATGCTGGAGCTGGGCGTGGAGCTGCCTCGGCTCACCATCGCGCTTGCATGGCACCCTCGCTTCGACGGGGACGCCGCGCACCAGTGGTTGCGAGAAGGCGTCGCGCGGGCGTCGGTCGCGGGCTGA